One Pleurocapsa sp. PCC 7327 DNA segment encodes these proteins:
- a CDS encoding response regulator, with protein sequence MNPDTAPKGNILIVDDTPDNLRLLSSVLTDSGYKVRCAIDGAMALMGAQAAPPDLIMLDIKMPQIDGYEVCQQLKADDRTREIPIIFISALDEVLDKVKAFTSGGVDYIQKPFQIEEVLARLENQLAIRRLQIQLQTQNHQLQQTQSELLQALEQERSLKQRIEEMAAIEERNRIARDIHDSLGHALTALNIQLQAVATLLYSDVEQAASFLAQAQRLGTTAMHEVRKSVSALREDEETEQPLQDAIASLAEEFRQATGIVTTTHVRLIEPVPTFAAKTLYRAVQEALTNVFKYADATQVQIQLATTGDRVCLTFHDNGKGFNCNQQTSGFGLQGMQERVAALNGNFRLTSQPGAGCQIEIEIPLSEVLS encoded by the coding sequence ATGAATCCCGATACCGCACCCAAAGGCAATATTCTTATTGTGGACGACACGCCCGATAATCTGCGTTTGCTATCGTCTGTGCTAACCGATAGCGGTTACAAAGTTCGCTGTGCCATTGATGGAGCGATGGCATTGATGGGAGCGCAAGCGGCTCCTCCCGACCTGATTATGCTTGATATCAAAATGCCGCAGATAGACGGCTATGAGGTATGCCAGCAATTGAAAGCGGACGATCGCACCCGCGAGATCCCTATTATTTTTATCAGCGCTCTCGATGAAGTACTCGATAAAGTCAAAGCATTTACGAGCGGCGGCGTAGACTACATTCAAAAGCCTTTCCAGATCGAAGAAGTTTTAGCTCGACTGGAAAATCAACTCGCGATCCGACGGTTGCAAATACAACTACAGACACAAAATCATCAGTTACAGCAAACGCAAAGCGAACTCCTGCAAGCCTTAGAACAAGAGCGATCGCTCAAACAACGCATTGAAGAGATGGCGGCAATTGAAGAACGCAACCGCATTGCTCGCGACATTCACGACTCCCTCGGACATGCCTTGACTGCGCTAAACATTCAGTTACAAGCAGTTGCAACCCTGTTATATAGCGATGTAGAGCAAGCCGCGTCTTTTCTGGCTCAGGCGCAACGCCTCGGCACGACTGCCATGCATGAGGTGCGGAAATCGGTGAGCGCGCTTCGCGAAGATGAAGAAACCGAACAGCCGCTACAAGATGCGATCGCATCTTTAGCAGAAGAGTTTCGACAAGCCACTGGTATTGTTACCACCACCCACGTTCGACTAATAGAACCCGTTCCGACTTTTGCCGCTAAAACCCTTTACCGAGCCGTACAAGAAGCCTTGACAAATGTTTTCAAATATGCAGACGCTACTCAAGTGCAAATTCAGTTAGCGACGACAGGCGATCGCGTCTGTCTTACCTTTCACGACAATGGTAAAGGGTTTAATTGTAACCAGCAAACCAGCGGATTTGGGCTGCAAGGAATGCAAGAACGAGTCGCTGCCCTCAATGGCAATTTTCGCCTAACATCACAGCCAGGAGCGGGTTGTCAGATCGAAATTGAAATCCCTTTATCGGAGGTGCTATCTTGA
- a CDS encoding DUF4278 domain-containing protein: protein MKLYFLGLSYHCFPLSIDTINSGITGKFRGGTYKIRCPIVASPLTVKKLKYRGIAY from the coding sequence ATGAAACTTTATTTTCTCGGCTTGTCCTATCACTGTTTTCCGCTTTCCATTGACACCATTAATTCTGGAATTACTGGAAAGTTTCGCGGAGGTACTTACAAAATTCGCTGTCCTATTGTTGCTAGTCCTTTAACTGTAAAAAAACTCAAATATCGCGGCATAGCTTATTAA
- a CDS encoding P-II family nitrogen regulator: protein MAVIRPNKITPTKEALVAAGFPAFNAIKVVGRGKQAVDFQLCANLNEHPEDSSDVLSILARGPQLLAKRLISVVVPDDKVAKVLETLIAANQTGNPGDGKIFVMPVEEAVRVSNGIAGAIAVDEMTG, encoded by the coding sequence ATGGCAGTTATCAGGCCCAACAAAATTACCCCGACAAAAGAAGCATTAGTAGCAGCAGGTTTTCCCGCCTTCAATGCCATTAAAGTCGTCGGTCGAGGAAAGCAAGCTGTTGACTTTCAACTGTGCGCTAATCTCAACGAACACCCAGAAGATAGCAGCGATGTATTGTCGATACTTGCTCGTGGACCTCAGTTGCTTGCTAAGCGTTTGATTAGCGTAGTCGTTCCCGACGACAAAGTAGCAAAAGTTCTTGAAACCTTAATCGCCGCCAACCAAACAGGCAATCCTGGAGACGGTAAGATCTTCGTTATGCCAGTAGAAGAAGCCGTTCGGGTAAGCAATGGTATCGCTGGCGCGATCGCTGTTGATGAAATGACTGGCTAA
- the nifU gene encoding Fe-S cluster assembly protein NifU, translated as MWDYSEKVMNLFYHPHNIGAIAPDECKAGETIAIGEVGSVACGDALRLYLKIDRETDTILDARFQTFGCASAIASSSALTDLVKGMKVDDALKISNRDIANYLDGLPQEKMHCSVMGQEALEAAIANYKGVSIRQDEDDDSSLVCKCFAVSQGQIKRVIRENHLTTAEEVTNYIKAGGGCGSCLADIDDLLAEVNEQTQQIEASFTRSPSLSKASASVPLTNLQKISLIQEILDKEVRPFLATDGGDVELYDVEGNRVLVMLKGACDGCPSVTATLKMGIEAKLQERVSPDLVVEAIL; from the coding sequence ATGTGGGATTATAGCGAAAAAGTAATGAATCTATTTTATCATCCCCATAACATCGGAGCGATCGCGCCTGATGAATGCAAAGCGGGAGAAACGATCGCGATAGGCGAGGTGGGGAGTGTTGCTTGTGGAGATGCTTTAAGACTATATCTGAAAATAGATCGAGAAACTGACACTATTCTAGATGCTCGCTTTCAGACCTTTGGCTGTGCCAGCGCGATCGCATCGTCCTCTGCACTCACCGATTTAGTTAAGGGAATGAAGGTAGATGATGCCCTTAAAATTAGCAACCGCGACATTGCTAACTATCTAGACGGTTTGCCCCAGGAAAAGATGCATTGTTCCGTCATGGGACAAGAAGCACTAGAAGCTGCCATTGCCAACTACAAAGGTGTTTCCATCAGACAAGACGAAGATGATGACAGTTCCTTAGTATGTAAATGCTTTGCCGTTAGTCAAGGTCAAATCAAACGAGTCATTCGAGAAAATCACCTGACCACTGCCGAAGAAGTCACCAACTACATCAAAGCAGGTGGCGGATGCGGTTCCTGTTTAGCAGATATAGACGATCTACTAGCAGAAGTTAACGAACAGACACAACAAATAGAAGCTAGTTTCACTCGCTCTCCTTCTCTCTCCAAAGCCTCTGCATCTGTCCCTCTAACTAATTTGCAAAAGATATCTCTCATCCAAGAAATTCTCGATAAAGAAGTGCGTCCGTTTCTTGCTACAGATGGTGGAGATGTAGAATTGTACGACGTTGAAGGAAACCGAGTGCTAGTAATGCTAAAAGGTGCTTGCGATGGTTGTCCGAGCGTGACTGCTACTCTCAAAATGGGAATTGAAGCAAAGTTGCAAGAAAGAGTTTCTCCCGATCTCGTAGTTGAAGCTATTTTGTAA
- a CDS encoding phosphotransferase enzyme family protein: MNNLIDIANRFKPQGKVIDIQEFGHGNINSTFLVILDSPQEKHFILQRINTQVFRQPELVMQNMSTFTQHVRDRLQRAPLGGGRRWEVPRVLLTQDAQDYWIDSKGSFWRAISFIEAAQSFDTIKDSKHAREVGYALATFHNLIGDLPIEKLVDTLEGFHITSRYLQHYEKVETLHVRSPQTSANQPREVEYCLQFVRDRKAWAHVLENAQAKGHLRLRPIHGDPKVNNVMIDTTTGHAISLIDLDTVKPGLVHYDIGDCLRSGCNPLGEETEQWEMVRFDTDICQSILQGYLSVAKDFLTENDYEYLYDAIRLIAFELGLRFFTDYLEGNVYFKVKYPEHNLARALVQFKLTESIESQEATIGNIIQATR; the protein is encoded by the coding sequence TTGAATAATCTTATTGACATTGCAAATCGATTCAAGCCGCAGGGGAAAGTTATCGATATCCAGGAATTTGGGCATGGCAATATCAATAGCACTTTTTTGGTAATCCTAGATTCCCCACAAGAAAAACACTTTATCCTGCAACGCATCAACACGCAAGTGTTTCGTCAACCAGAACTCGTTATGCAGAACATGAGTACCTTTACCCAGCATGTTCGCGATCGCTTGCAACGCGCCCCTCTCGGCGGCGGACGACGCTGGGAGGTGCCGCGAGTCCTCCTGACGCAGGATGCTCAAGATTACTGGATTGATTCTAAGGGATCGTTCTGGCGGGCAATTAGTTTTATTGAAGCTGCGCAGTCTTTTGACACCATTAAAGATAGCAAACACGCCCGCGAAGTCGGCTATGCACTCGCTACATTTCATAACCTGATCGGCGATTTGCCCATCGAAAAATTGGTTGACACATTAGAAGGGTTTCACATTACATCGCGCTACCTTCAGCATTATGAAAAGGTCGAGACTTTACATGTAAGGTCTCCACAAACCAGCGCGAATCAACCTAGAGAAGTGGAGTATTGTTTGCAGTTTGTTCGCGATCGCAAAGCTTGGGCGCACGTCCTCGAAAATGCCCAAGCGAAAGGACATCTGCGCCTGCGTCCCATCCATGGCGACCCGAAGGTTAACAATGTCATGATCGACACTACCACCGGGCATGCCATTAGTCTGATCGACCTCGACACCGTTAAACCTGGCTTAGTTCATTATGATATCGGAGATTGCTTGCGATCGGGCTGCAACCCTTTAGGAGAAGAAACCGAACAGTGGGAGATGGTGCGTTTCGACACCGACATTTGCCAGTCCATCCTGCAAGGCTATCTCTCCGTGGCAAAAGATTTCCTCACCGAAAATGACTATGAATATCTGTACGACGCAATTCGCCTGATTGCTTTCGAGTTAGGGCTGAGATTTTTCACCGATTATTTAGAAGGGAATGTCTACTTTAAGGTTAAGTATCCAGAACACAATCTTGCTAGGGCACTCGTACAATTTAAGCTCACCGAGAGTATCGAATCTCAGGAAGCCACCATTGGCAACATTATTCAGGCAACGCGATGA
- the nifH gene encoding nitrogenase iron protein, which translates to MRKIAVYGKGGIGKSTTTQNTVAGLVELGRKVMIVGCDPKADSTRLLLGGLHQKSVLDSLREEGQDVELEDIRKVGYGNTLCVESGGPEPGVGCAGRGIITSISMLEQLGAYEEEEGLDYAFYDVLGDVVCGGFAMPIREGKAQEIYIVTSGEMMAMYAANNICRGIKKYAQSGGVRLGGLICNSRKVDREQELIEALAEQLGTHMIYFLPRDNMVQRAELNRKTVIEYAPDSEQAQHYRNLAKAIDENTKQVIPSPMTNEELEKLLIKFGLYD; encoded by the coding sequence ATGAGAAAGATTGCTGTTTACGGAAAAGGCGGTATCGGTAAATCTACTACCACGCAAAACACTGTAGCTGGATTAGTAGAACTAGGTCGTAAAGTCATGATCGTCGGTTGCGACCCCAAAGCTGACTCTACCCGACTCCTCCTAGGCGGTCTGCACCAAAAAAGCGTGCTAGACTCTCTGCGGGAAGAAGGACAAGATGTCGAGTTAGAAGATATTCGCAAAGTTGGCTATGGAAATACCCTCTGCGTAGAATCTGGCGGTCCCGAACCCGGCGTTGGCTGTGCGGGTCGAGGCATCATCACCTCTATTAGCATGCTCGAACAACTCGGTGCTTACGAAGAAGAAGAAGGACTAGACTACGCCTTCTACGATGTATTGGGCGACGTTGTTTGTGGTGGATTTGCGATGCCAATTCGCGAAGGTAAGGCACAAGAAATTTACATCGTCACCTCTGGCGAAATGATGGCAATGTATGCTGCTAACAACATCTGTCGAGGCATCAAAAAATACGCTCAATCCGGTGGCGTTCGCTTGGGCGGCTTAATCTGTAACTCCCGTAAAGTTGATCGCGAGCAAGAATTAATCGAAGCCCTCGCCGAACAACTCGGAACCCACATGATTTACTTCCTACCGCGCGACAACATGGTGCAACGGGCAGAACTCAATCGCAAGACAGTTATTGAATACGCACCCGATTCCGAACAAGCGCAACACTATCGCAACTTAGCCAAAGCGATCGACGAGAATACCAAGCAAGTCATTCCCTCGCCAATGACTAACGAAGAACTCGAAAAACTCCTCATCAAGTTTGGTTTGTACGACTAA
- a CDS encoding NifB/NifX family molybdenum-iron cluster-binding protein yields MITVRNSIRVAVATKGGGIVNEHFGHAKEFQIYEVNDAQATFLETRQVIPYCKGGYGEQSAMDDILQKLSDCTAVLVLKIGAGAEERLRTAGIEAVQVYDAIETAVLDFYEQWHEINSSTPIQEVQV; encoded by the coding sequence ATGATTACTGTCCGGAATTCAATTCGAGTAGCTGTTGCTACCAAAGGCGGAGGAATCGTCAACGAACACTTCGGTCACGCCAAGGAATTTCAAATTTATGAGGTAAATGACGCACAAGCTACCTTCCTCGAAACTCGCCAGGTCATTCCCTACTGTAAAGGCGGCTATGGCGAACAAAGCGCTATGGACGACATCTTGCAAAAGCTCTCTGATTGTACGGCAGTTCTGGTCTTAAAAATCGGTGCTGGAGCCGAAGAGCGCTTGCGGACAGCAGGAATTGAAGCCGTTCAAGTCTATGACGCAATAGAAACCGCTGTTCTCGACTTCTACGAGCAATGGCATGAAATTAATTCATCCACACCAATACAGGAGGTGCAAGTATGA
- the nifD gene encoding nitrogenase molybdenum-iron protein alpha chain, translated as MTDNTFLAPKTDVEVQAAQAKEEVMLSRSPISKEETRETVEEILEAYPAKVAKKRSKHIIIRNPEEIDQEIAANERTTPGIITQRGCAYAGCKGVVVGPFGDCIHIVHGPIGCSYYAWMTRRNQYKTREDGRNWINYSFSTDLQEEDIVFGGINKLKTAVREAYNTFDPKPKSITIHATCPVGLIGDDIQGAAKELTEELGLPVVAFNCEGYKGVSQSAGHHIANNGFFKHWIGTDTETEEIEGFTVNLMGEYNIGGDAWEIERVLEKCGIKTVATFSGDGTYDAATKAHLAKVNLVMCHRSINYMATMMETKYGVPWIKVNFIGIHAFAKSIRKVARFFDNPELTARVEEVLAEEITLAEAQLAEYRKRLEGKTVFLFVGGSRAHHYQELFADLGMKTIVAGYEFAHRDDYEGRQALPKIRVDADSRNIEELEVEPDPERYNPTRPPEVLEQLREEKVIGDYEGMMPDMGEDALLVDNISHHELDVLIKRFKPDLIGSGIKDKYIIEKFGIPCKQLHSYDYGGPFAGFRGAVNFAKDVDLRVNGQAWKYIKAPWQK; from the coding sequence ATGACAGACAACACATTTTTAGCGCCTAAAACCGATGTAGAAGTTCAGGCGGCGCAAGCAAAAGAAGAAGTAATGCTCTCCAGATCTCCGATTAGTAAAGAGGAGACACGGGAAACAGTTGAAGAAATTCTCGAAGCTTACCCCGCCAAAGTGGCTAAAAAACGCAGCAAACACATCATCATTCGCAATCCCGAAGAAATAGACCAAGAAATCGCCGCCAACGAAAGAACGACTCCTGGCATCATCACCCAGAGGGGTTGCGCTTATGCAGGTTGTAAAGGGGTGGTCGTCGGACCCTTTGGCGATTGCATCCACATCGTTCACGGACCCATTGGCTGTTCTTACTATGCCTGGATGACGCGACGCAACCAATATAAAACCCGCGAAGACGGTCGAAATTGGATTAACTATAGCTTCTCCACCGACTTGCAGGAAGAGGATATCGTCTTTGGCGGCATCAATAAACTCAAAACAGCTGTTCGCGAAGCATACAATACTTTCGATCCCAAGCCAAAATCTATTACCATTCACGCTACCTGTCCAGTAGGTTTAATTGGCGACGACATTCAAGGTGCAGCGAAAGAGTTAACCGAGGAACTGGGACTTCCCGTAGTTGCTTTTAACTGCGAAGGCTACAAAGGAGTCAGCCAATCGGCAGGACACCACATCGCCAACAACGGTTTCTTCAAACACTGGATTGGTACGGATACAGAAACCGAAGAAATCGAGGGCTTCACCGTCAACCTGATGGGAGAATACAACATCGGCGGCGATGCTTGGGAAATCGAGAGAGTTCTCGAAAAATGCGGCATTAAAACCGTAGCGACTTTTAGTGGCGACGGTACTTATGATGCAGCAACTAAGGCGCACCTGGCGAAAGTTAACTTAGTCATGTGCCACCGTTCCATCAACTATATGGCGACAATGATGGAGACTAAATATGGAGTTCCTTGGATTAAAGTCAACTTCATTGGCATCCATGCATTCGCTAAGAGCATCCGTAAAGTTGCTCGCTTCTTTGATAACCCAGAACTCACCGCACGGGTAGAAGAAGTACTCGCTGAAGAAATAACGCTTGCCGAGGCACAACTTGCCGAGTATCGCAAGCGCTTGGAAGGTAAAACTGTGTTCCTATTTGTTGGTGGTTCTCGCGCCCACCACTACCAAGAATTGTTTGCCGATCTTGGTATGAAGACGATTGTAGCAGGATATGAGTTCGCTCACCGCGACGACTACGAAGGACGGCAGGCATTGCCCAAAATTAGGGTTGATGCCGACAGCCGCAACATCGAAGAATTAGAAGTCGAACCCGACCCCGAACGGTACAATCCCACTCGTCCCCCAGAAGTCCTAGAACAGTTGCGGGAAGAAAAAGTGATTGGGGATTACGAAGGGATGATGCCAGACATGGGTGAAGATGCCTTACTGGTAGACAATATCTCTCACCACGAACTCGATGTATTGATTAAACGCTTTAAACCCGATCTCATCGGTTCTGGGATTAAAGACAAATACATCATCGAGAAGTTTGGTATCCCTTGCAAACAGTTGCACAGCTACGACTACGGCGGACCCTTTGCTGGTTTCCGAGGCGCAGTTAACTTTGCAAAAGATGTCGATCTGCGCGTCAACGGTCAAGCTTGGAAATACATCAAAGCACCGTGGCAGAAGTAG
- a CDS encoding response regulator transcription factor — MIRLLLVDDQSLICQGLQALLGEEPDLEVVGCAENGQVALDAIASLQPDVVLMDIRMPIMTGIEATRLIKEQFPDIKVLVLSTFDDDRDIAQSMRAGAKGYLLKDMPAPELADAIRFVHRGYSQMAPGLMEKLVMRVPDSNEAEAQSIPEELVQLPPRERDVLRLIGQGCTNREIATQLHLAEGTIKTYVTHLLNRLTFKNRSQLAIYANAIASSLNS, encoded by the coding sequence TTGATTCGTTTATTACTAGTGGACGATCAAAGTTTAATTTGTCAGGGGTTACAAGCGTTACTCGGCGAGGAACCCGATTTAGAAGTGGTAGGATGCGCCGAAAATGGGCAAGTTGCTCTTGATGCGATCGCGTCTTTACAGCCTGACGTGGTGCTGATGGATATCCGAATGCCTATCATGACGGGCATAGAAGCTACTCGGCTCATCAAAGAGCAGTTTCCAGACATCAAAGTTTTAGTGCTGAGTACCTTTGACGACGATCGCGACATTGCTCAATCGATGCGGGCAGGTGCCAAAGGCTATTTACTCAAAGATATGCCAGCCCCCGAACTGGCAGACGCGATTCGTTTTGTGCATCGCGGCTACAGCCAAATGGCTCCAGGATTGATGGAAAAGTTAGTGATGAGAGTTCCTGACTCAAATGAGGCAGAGGCTCAAAGCATACCAGAGGAATTAGTTCAGTTACCGCCGAGAGAAAGAGATGTCTTGCGTTTAATTGGACAAGGTTGCACAAACCGCGAAATTGCTACTCAACTGCATCTTGCAGAAGGGACGATCAAAACCTACGTTACTCACTTATTAAACCGTTTGACGTTCAAAAACCGTTCTCAACTAGCCATTTATGCTAATGCGATCGCTTCGTCTTTAAATAGTTAA
- a CDS encoding DOMON-like domain-containing protein translates to MNEQSFSLQPFGLNPLPDLKINGSIARNANRLTVRYALLGDLAKIIIPAIADLPARKHELWQETCFEFFLGIENSTRYWEFNLSPAGHWNVYCFDDYRQGMQEELAIASLPFSVQRQASALLLTLELDLNECILADRTLDVAVTAVVKSKDEDVTYWALSHRGSQADFHRRDSFIIKL, encoded by the coding sequence ATGAACGAGCAAAGTTTTTCCTTGCAGCCATTTGGCTTAAACCCGCTGCCCGATTTAAAGATTAACGGCAGCATTGCCCGAAATGCGAATAGATTGACCGTTCGCTATGCACTTCTCGGCGATTTAGCCAAAATTATCATTCCCGCGATCGCGGATTTGCCAGCCCGCAAGCACGAACTTTGGCAAGAAACTTGTTTCGAGTTCTTCCTTGGCATTGAGAATTCAACCCGTTATTGGGAGTTTAACCTTTCGCCAGCAGGACATTGGAATGTTTATTGCTTTGACGATTATCGGCAAGGGATGCAAGAGGAACTTGCCATTGCGTCTCTGCCGTTTAGCGTCCAGCGTCAAGCGAGTGCTTTGCTGCTGACTTTAGAACTCGATTTGAATGAGTGTATCCTAGCCGATCGAACCCTAGACGTTGCCGTTACTGCCGTCGTCAAATCTAAAGACGAGGATGTTACTTACTGGGCGTTGAGTCATCGCGGTTCGCAAGCAGACTTTCATCGGCGAGACAGTTTTATTATCAAATTGTGA
- a CDS encoding P-II family nitrogen regulator, which translates to MTLMVRAIIRPEKCAEVMQALLDAGYPAVTKIDVYGRGKQGGLKIGNVVYDELPKVCLMVVVPNSEKRFVIQTILASARTGDTGAPGDGKIFVTPVEEVYTVSSGKQEYAAAPPTKPLAKV; encoded by the coding sequence ATGACTCTTATGGTCAGAGCGATTATTCGACCTGAAAAATGTGCCGAAGTCATGCAGGCGCTTTTGGATGCAGGATATCCAGCAGTTACCAAAATTGACGTTTACGGTCGAGGTAAACAAGGGGGTCTCAAAATCGGCAATGTCGTTTACGACGAACTGCCCAAGGTTTGCTTAATGGTAGTCGTCCCCAACTCAGAAAAACGCTTCGTCATCCAAACCATCTTGGCAAGTGCCCGCACTGGGGACACAGGGGCACCTGGAGACGGCAAGATTTTTGTTACCCCAGTCGAAGAAGTCTATACAGTTAGCTCTGGGAAACAAGAATATGCCGCCGCTCCCCCGACTAAACCATTAGCCAAAGTCTAA